A portion of the Micromonospora vinacea genome contains these proteins:
- a CDS encoding Wzz/FepE/Etk N-terminal domain-containing protein, with product MEIVDYLRVARRRLWVLVGVPVLATGAAAAIVLSAPQQFSGTAYVAAPALVGGAAGTQYTGTQAANQFVAAFGAAVTSPRVLADVAGDTGVPPERLRDGLAVTQVGASSQLEVTYTAGDRATVAPVLTATTTRALAFLFSSQVGIATGEVEAANADVTAATRAIGEWEKTNKVSQPDRIYQATLGELTSLRQQQLSMQAVGNSRGVDAATAAITAAQRKLDQLGPKLPDYQALLAQRDAATNALSQAREGLQAARAQAQAADPKQVTSIGEAHEVSRMTELVRTALPVGGAGLLLGVLLVGVLELLSRGRSAARPAAATTAAPSVPAETVTAARP from the coding sequence GTGGAGATCGTCGACTACCTGCGGGTCGCCCGGCGGCGCCTCTGGGTACTCGTGGGCGTGCCGGTGCTCGCCACCGGCGCCGCGGCAGCCATCGTCCTGTCCGCGCCACAGCAGTTCAGCGGGACCGCGTACGTGGCGGCGCCGGCGCTGGTGGGCGGTGCGGCCGGAACGCAGTACACCGGTACGCAGGCAGCGAACCAGTTCGTCGCGGCGTTCGGCGCGGCGGTGACCTCACCCCGCGTCCTCGCCGACGTGGCAGGTGACACCGGGGTGCCGCCGGAGCGGCTGCGCGACGGGCTCGCCGTCACCCAGGTCGGCGCGAGCAGCCAGCTGGAGGTGACGTACACCGCCGGTGACCGGGCGACCGTCGCACCGGTGCTGACCGCGACCACCACCCGGGCGCTGGCCTTCCTCTTCTCCTCCCAGGTCGGCATCGCCACCGGCGAGGTCGAGGCGGCAAACGCCGACGTCACAGCGGCGACCAGGGCGATCGGCGAGTGGGAGAAGACCAACAAGGTCTCCCAGCCGGACCGGATCTACCAGGCGACGCTGGGCGAGTTGACCAGCCTGCGCCAGCAGCAGCTCTCCATGCAGGCGGTCGGCAACAGCCGAGGTGTCGACGCGGCGACCGCCGCGATCACCGCCGCGCAGAGGAAGCTCGACCAGTTGGGGCCGAAGCTCCCCGACTACCAGGCCCTGCTCGCCCAACGGGACGCGGCGACAAACGCCCTGTCCCAGGCGCGGGAGGGGTTGCAGGCGGCGCGGGCGCAGGCCCAGGCCGCCGACCCGAAGCAGGTGACAAGCATCGGCGAGGCGCACGAGGTGAGCCGGATGACGGAGCTGGTGCGCACCGCCCTGCCGGTGGGCGGCGCCGGTCTGCTGCTCGGCGTGCTGCTGGTGGGCGTACTCGAACTGCTCTCCCGGGGTCGTTCCGCGGCCCGCCCGGCGGCGGCGACCACCGCGGCCCCCTCGGTGCCGGCGGAGACCGTGACCGCGGCACGACCGTGA
- a CDS encoding sulfotransferase family protein, whose product MTGGARRQVTDRLRRGVRAARAWGRAARPGEPGPLPDFLVIGGQRCGTTSLYHHLAAHPRVRVASGKELQYFSVHHGRGERWYRGHFPHLAPGERTFEASPYYLFHPSVPARVAATLPEGRFVALLRDPVQRAYSHYLHTRSYGVEPLSFADALDAEEERLARATRGGPDNPAAHRALRNYSYAARGRYAEQLHLWFAAVPRERIHVARTEDLHADPAGTYADILRFLGLPAFTPEAFTRHTRRVDPGVSELTPALRDRLGEHFAPHNARLAALLDWPEPWPG is encoded by the coding sequence GTGACCGGCGGCGCGCGGCGTCAGGTCACCGACCGGCTGCGCCGGGGGGTACGCGCGGCGCGGGCCTGGGGGCGCGCGGCGCGACCGGGAGAGCCCGGTCCGCTGCCCGACTTCCTGGTGATCGGGGGACAGCGCTGCGGCACCACGTCGCTGTACCACCACCTCGCTGCGCATCCCCGGGTCCGGGTGGCCAGCGGCAAGGAGTTGCAGTACTTCAGCGTCCACCACGGTCGGGGGGAGCGGTGGTACCGGGGACACTTTCCGCACCTCGCCCCGGGCGAGCGCACGTTCGAGGCGAGCCCCTACTACCTGTTCCACCCGAGCGTGCCGGCCCGGGTCGCGGCGACCCTGCCGGAGGGCCGCTTCGTCGCACTGCTGCGCGACCCGGTGCAACGGGCCTACTCCCACTACCTGCACACCCGCTCGTACGGCGTCGAGCCGCTGTCCTTCGCCGACGCGCTCGACGCCGAGGAGGAGCGGCTGGCGCGGGCGACGCGGGGCGGCCCGGACAACCCCGCCGCGCACCGGGCGTTGCGCAACTATTCGTACGCGGCCCGGGGCCGCTACGCCGAGCAACTGCACCTGTGGTTCGCGGCGGTCCCGCGTGAGCGGATCCACGTCGCACGGACCGAGGACCTGCACGCCGACCCGGCCGGCACGTACGCCGACATCCTGCGCTTCCTCGGCCTGCCGGCCTTCACCCCGGAGGCGTTCACCCGGCACACCCGTCGCGTCGACCCGGGCGTCTCCGAGCTGACCCCGGCCCTGCGCGACCGGCTGGGCGAGCACTTCGCGCCGCACAACGCCCGCCTGGCCGCCCTGCTCGACTGGCCCGAACCCTGGCCCGGCTAG
- a CDS encoding oligosaccharide flippase family protein: MGAVTGRPPATPEAGDQQVRGMARGGVLNLGSAVLSQVALFLVMLLLARALGVRELGRYAQVYAVLSLLGLLSLSGFRAGLTRFVAVHLADDEPAALRGAIRLGIGISAVASTVIALGLAVGAPWLADALHDPQLTTGLRLVALCLPASTVCEAALAATRGWRTQRAYALIGQVYEPVARLVLTALALALGAGLTGAFWALVVASWSAAGLALVALARMVRRVPAARPAYRPGELFRFSTVSWVSSLSSTGLIWVDALLLGFFDYGPDAIGVYHVATRLVTIAVFVLAPVNASFGPHLAHLYHQGRLDEVRRIYRVATGWVLRLSLPAFVALLVFPEQLLRLVGGPGLAGGAAVTVVLALGQLVNAATGPCGTLLNMSGRVSVNMVDNLAALLLNVLLNLWLIPAYGILGAAVAWAVSLAAVNIARVWQVRAQVHTVPVTAGMVKGLVAALVAMGVGFGVRWLVDGFVPQLTIGLAAIGVAYLAAVLALGLSREDVMVLRSVTRRGGRRRAANPTPAEVRS, from the coding sequence ATGGGTGCGGTGACCGGCCGGCCGCCGGCCACGCCGGAGGCCGGCGACCAGCAGGTACGCGGCATGGCCCGCGGTGGTGTGCTGAACCTGGGCAGCGCCGTGCTCAGCCAGGTGGCGCTCTTCCTGGTCATGCTGTTGCTGGCCCGGGCCCTGGGGGTACGCGAACTCGGCCGGTACGCCCAGGTGTACGCCGTGCTGTCGCTGCTGGGACTGCTCTCGCTCTCCGGCTTCCGGGCCGGGCTGACCCGGTTCGTGGCGGTGCATCTCGCCGACGACGAGCCGGCCGCCCTCCGGGGCGCGATCCGGCTCGGGATCGGCATCTCGGCAGTGGCGTCCACTGTGATCGCCCTCGGTCTGGCGGTCGGCGCGCCGTGGCTCGCCGACGCCCTGCACGACCCGCAGCTCACCACCGGCCTGCGGCTGGTGGCGCTCTGCCTGCCCGCCTCGACCGTCTGCGAGGCAGCGCTCGCGGCCACCCGGGGATGGCGCACGCAACGGGCCTACGCGCTCATCGGCCAGGTCTACGAGCCGGTCGCCCGGCTGGTGCTCACCGCGCTGGCGCTCGCCCTCGGGGCGGGCCTGACCGGCGCGTTCTGGGCGCTGGTGGTGGCGAGTTGGAGCGCGGCCGGGCTCGCCCTCGTGGCGCTCGCCCGGATGGTGCGCCGGGTGCCCGCCGCCCGGCCCGCGTACCGGCCCGGCGAGCTGTTCCGGTTCTCCACGGTCAGCTGGGTCTCCTCGTTGTCGTCCACCGGGCTGATCTGGGTGGACGCGCTGCTGCTCGGCTTCTTCGACTACGGTCCCGACGCGATCGGCGTCTACCACGTGGCGACCCGGCTGGTCACGATCGCGGTGTTCGTGCTGGCACCGGTAAACGCCTCGTTCGGTCCGCACCTGGCGCACCTCTACCACCAGGGCCGACTGGACGAGGTACGCCGGATCTACCGGGTCGCCACCGGCTGGGTGCTCCGACTGTCGCTGCCGGCCTTCGTGGCGTTGCTGGTCTTCCCGGAGCAGCTGTTGCGGCTGGTCGGCGGGCCGGGTCTGGCCGGCGGCGCGGCGGTGACTGTCGTGCTGGCGCTCGGCCAGCTCGTCAACGCCGCCACCGGGCCCTGCGGAACGCTGCTGAACATGTCCGGCCGGGTCTCGGTGAACATGGTGGACAACCTGGCCGCCCTGCTGCTCAACGTCCTGCTCAACCTGTGGCTCATCCCGGCGTACGGCATCCTCGGCGCGGCGGTGGCCTGGGCGGTCTCGCTGGCGGCGGTGAACATCGCCCGGGTCTGGCAGGTGCGCGCGCAGGTGCACACCGTGCCGGTGACGGCGGGCATGGTCAAGGGTCTGGTCGCCGCGTTGGTAGCGATGGGCGTCGGGTTCGGTGTGCGCTGGCTGGTCGATGGTTTCGTCCCGCAGCTCACCATCGGCCTGGCCGCGATCGGGGTGGCGTACCTCGCTGCGGTGCTCGCCCTCGGGCTCAGCCGGGAGGACGTCATGGTGTTGCGCTCGGTGACCCGCCGAGGTGGTCGACGTCGCGCCGCCAACCCCACCCCCGCCGAGGTCCGCTCGTGA
- a CDS encoding sulfotransferase family protein, translating to MADTGTRTAPIFLVGCQRSGTTMVRLVLDSHSRISCGPETRFLPDLRRIVGRDWERLARFGFPREDWLRRIRDFFGGVHADYAAARGKTRWADKTPLYAMSLDFVTEVFPDAQIVHLIRDGRDVVVSHRKRFGYWSAVKCVVKWPRYIRTARAVGATLPADRYYELRYEQAVSEPEKTMRGLFEFLGEPWEDGILDYDSKQHDVAQKYTTEAERRRAAASVTAPIYGSRVGSHRRELDPFLRLLVWVFSGPTLRALGYR from the coding sequence GTGGCTGACACCGGAACCCGTACCGCGCCGATCTTCCTGGTCGGGTGCCAACGGTCGGGCACCACGATGGTGCGCCTCGTCCTCGACTCGCACTCGCGGATCAGCTGCGGCCCGGAGACCCGGTTCCTGCCCGACCTACGACGGATCGTCGGCCGGGACTGGGAACGACTGGCCCGCTTCGGTTTTCCGCGCGAGGACTGGCTACGCCGGATCCGGGACTTCTTCGGCGGCGTGCACGCCGACTACGCCGCCGCGCGGGGCAAGACCCGGTGGGCCGACAAGACCCCGCTGTACGCGATGTCGCTCGATTTCGTCACCGAGGTCTTCCCGGACGCCCAGATCGTGCACCTCATCCGGGACGGACGCGACGTGGTGGTCTCGCACCGCAAACGCTTCGGCTACTGGTCCGCTGTGAAGTGCGTGGTGAAGTGGCCGCGCTACATCCGCACAGCGCGGGCGGTCGGTGCCACCCTGCCTGCGGACCGCTACTACGAGCTGCGGTACGAGCAGGCGGTCAGCGAACCGGAGAAGACGATGCGGGGCCTCTTCGAGTTCCTCGGCGAGCCCTGGGAGGACGGCATCCTCGACTACGACAGCAAGCAGCACGACGTGGCCCAGAAGTACACCACCGAGGCGGAGCGGCGGCGGGCGGCGGCGAGCGTCACCGCGCCGATCTACGGCTCCCGGGTGGGCAGCCACCGCCGCGAGCTCGACCCGTTCCTCCGCCTGCTGGTCTGGGTCTTCTCCGGTCCGACCCTGCGCGCTCTGGGCTACCGGTGA